The nucleotide window CGACTTCGCGGCACACCGTCGTGCCGCGACCGACCGACTCGCCGAGAGGGAGGGAGTCGTCTTCCGACACGACACGGCTCGGTTCCGCGGGCCACGAGAGCTCGAACTCGTCGAGAGCGGCGACCGGATCGAGCCGGACTACGTCGTCGTCGCCACCGGCTCCACGGTGAACGTCCCGGATCTGCCGGGGATCGACGACGTTCCCTACTGGACCAGCGCGGACGTGCTCGACGCGACGACGCTCCCCGACTCGGGTGTGGTGATGGGGTTCGGCTACGTCGGGATCGAGATGGTGCCGTACCTCGCGGAGGCGGGCGTCGACGTGACTGTTATCGAACACGACACGCGGCCGTTGGACGACGCACCGCCCGGGTTCGGCGACGAACTGCTGTCGATCTACCGCGAGGCGTTCGACGTCGATATCGTCACCGAGACGCACGAACGACGGGTCGAAGGGGCCGACGGAGGAGTCCGGCTCCACACGGATCACGACGGGGCGTACGGCACCGTCGAGGCCGACGCCCTGTTCTGTTTCACCGGCCGACGGCCGAACGTCGACGGGCTGGGGTTGGACGCGACGGCGGTCGAACCGGAACCGGGGTGGGTGGACGCGACGATGCGTGCGACGGCCGACGACAGCGGACGGACGTACGTCGTCGGCGACGCCAACGGACGTGACCCGGTGCTCCACGTCGCGAAGGAACAGGGGCACGTCGCCGCAGAGAACATCGTCGCGGACGACGCCGGCGAGTCGCTCACCGAGTACGACCCGACACCACACTACGTGATGTTCGCGGCGGCGGCGACGTACCCGTACGTCCGGGTGGGCCACACCGCACAGACCGCCCGCGAGGCGGGCCACGAGACGGTGGTCGTCCAACGCCGAGCCGAGGACGACGGCGTGTTCGAGACGAAAGACGCGCCGCGTGGACTCGCACGCCTGATCGTCGACCGTGCCGACGGGACGGTGCTCGGCTACCACGGCCTCCACTACCACGCCGACGTGATGGCGAAGACGGCCCAGTTGTTGGTCGAACGTGGCGCGGACGTTCGCACGGTGCCCGACCGGGCGTACCACCCGACGACGCCGGAGATCATGGACGGGTTGTTCCGCGCGGCGAGCAAGGAGCTGTAGGTCGGGGCGTAGCCGGCTACCCCGTCTCCTCGCCGTCGGTCTTCAGCAACGCCTCGCGCTGGTCGATCAACATCACGGTCCCGAGCCCGACGAGCAACAGTGCGTACGTCCCGGCGACAGTGAGCGCCTCCAGCTTCGAGCCGTACACCTCCGTTCGAAAGACGATCACCTTCCGGATGATGGCGATCAGCCCGGTGAAGATGACGAGCCGGAGGATACGCCGCGGTGACTGGCCCCGGACGTACGCGACGACGGTCTGGTACACCTCGGCGATGATGAACAGGAGTAGTCCACGGTCGACGAACGTGACGACAACGGTCGGGTCACTGATCTCTCCCGTCTGGACGGACTCGGCGATCAGCACGACCAGGTCGAACAACCCGATCCCGAACAGGAGCGCGAACACGACGGCGCCCGCGGTCTCGACGGCGTGCATCAGGAAGTCGCTAGCGTCCACAATCCTGTCGAGATCCGGGAACCTGTCGGCGTCACTCTCCGGGTGTTCCGGGTCCGGGGGTCGCTGCGTCGACTCCGCCTCGT belongs to Halobaculum sp. MBLA0143 and includes:
- a CDS encoding NAD(P)/FAD-dependent oxidoreductase; translation: MHVAVIGAYGSAGVAVAERLADHTGPGEVVDRLTMVDDGNPGGGLCILRGCMPSKEVLSAAQHRFQTRHDDRLDGEPPEIDLERVVDRKNEHTADFAAHRRAATDRLAEREGVVFRHDTARFRGPRELELVESGDRIEPDYVVVATGSTVNVPDLPGIDDVPYWTSADVLDATTLPDSGVVMGFGYVGIEMVPYLAEAGVDVTVIEHDTRPLDDAPPGFGDELLSIYREAFDVDIVTETHERRVEGADGGVRLHTDHDGAYGTVEADALFCFTGRRPNVDGLGLDATAVEPEPGWVDATMRATADDSGRTYVVGDANGRDPVLHVAKEQGHVAAENIVADDAGESLTEYDPTPHYVMFAAAATYPYVRVGHTAQTAREAGHETVVVQRRAEDDGVFETKDAPRGLARLIVDRADGTVLGYHGLHYHADVMAKTAQLLVERGADVRTVPDRAYHPTTPEIMDGLFRAASKEL
- a CDS encoding phosphate-starvation-inducible PsiE family protein; its protein translation is MADEAESTQRPPDPEHPESDADRFPDLDRIVDASDFLMHAVETAGAVVFALLFGIGLFDLVVLIAESVQTGEISDPTVVVTFVDRGLLLFIIAEVYQTVVAYVRGQSPRRILRLVIFTGLIAIIRKVIVFRTEVYGSKLEALTVAGTYALLLVGLGTVMLIDQREALLKTDGEETG